A single Diachasmimorpha longicaudata isolate KC_UGA_2023 chromosome 10, iyDiaLong2, whole genome shotgun sequence DNA region contains:
- the LOC135167012 gene encoding protein AAR2 homolog produces the protein MKNSFRGYIEDRTMGDASNMAPELAKYLFENGGTIIITDVPKGTDFGIDLKSWNTGENFKGMKMIPPGLHFIHYRAVNELGELSPRVGFFHIVKEKEILVKKWSKLAEDLDDQEINEEIVMRFKENLKDLDKFLGPYPYDMWKPWKDLTSKIDDNLIERCRPLCGYVRSALELVHCDDASRPRGSQTRKRRHHVMTLEEKEDLLLPDLKPLPGTELRLTQLPDKYYPDDATPTEITQYSLDSSYALNILLKKVKDPVEIIGELQLSFVCFLVGQSWDAFEHWKKLISLICRADRIIPERRVVYVEFLRTLEIQLAHVCEDFLCDIVSSNNFVYHHLRILFSNIESNSEVDGRLKSEAARARNRLTSKLSWDFENLQDEEDDEAPVVVAIE, from the exons atgaaaaatagttttcgAGGTTATATAGAG GACAGAACAATGGGGGATGCCTCGAATATGGCGCCAGAACTGGCAAAGTATCTCTTCGAAAACGGAGGAACGATAATTATTACTGACGTTCCCAAAGGTACAGATTTCGGAATTGATTTGAAGTCCTGGAATACAGGAGAAAACTTTAAAGGAATGAAGATGATACCGCCTGGATTGCATTTCATACATTACAG GGCGGTGAATGAACTAGGGGAATTGTCTCCAAGAGTTGGATTTTTCCACATAGTCAAGGAAAAAGAAATACTCGTCAAGAAGTGGAGTAAATTGGCAGAGGATCTTGATGATCAAG AAATCAACGAAGAAATTGTTATGAGATTCAAAGAGAATCTGAAAGATCTTGATAAATTTCTCGGGCCCTATCCTTATGATATGTGGAAGCCTTGGAAAGACTTGACAAGCAAAATCGATGATAATCTTATCGAGAGGTGTCGACCGTTATGTGG ATACGTCAGATCTGCTCTGGAATTGGTTCACTGTGACGATGCGTCCCGTCCAAGAGGTAGTCAAACTCGTAAACGAAGACATCACGTGATGACTCTTGAAGAAAAAGAGGATCTCTTGCTGCCGGACTTAAAACCTCTGCCAGGAACGGAATTAAGATTGACCCAATTACCAGACAAATATTATCCTGACGATGCGACACCCACGGAAATTACGCAATACTCGTTGGACTCGAGTTATGCACTAAATATTCTGTTGAAAAAAGTCAAGGA cCCAGTGGAAATCATAGGTGAACTACAACTATCTTTCGTGTGCTTTCTTGTGGGCCAGAGTTGGGATGCTTTTGAACACTGGAAAAAACTCATTTCCCTGATATGTCGTGCTGATCGAATTATTCCAGAACGTCGTGTCGTATACGTTGAGTTCCTACGAACACTTGAAATACAGTTGGCCCACGTCTGCGAAGACTTCCTCTGCGATATTGTTTCCAGCAATAACTTTGTTTATCACCATCTTCGCATCCTCTTCTCCAACATTGAATCGAATTCCGAGGTTGACGGTAGATTGAAATCTGAAGCTGCGAGAGCCAGGAACAGATTAACCAGCAAATTGTCGTGGGATTTTGAGAACTTACAGGATGAAGAGGATGATGAAGCCCCTGTTGTTGTTGCCATCGAATAA
- the LOC135166664 gene encoding aarF domain-containing kinase 1: protein MWQPRRLLKITALGAASIGTFASLRSNEYDIGSIGIVRLSRAALSVFVIGMHYRKTIYTTSLPKDTPEYLELKSSAHSFGAARLLELCCANKGVYIKVGQHIGALDYLLPKEYVQTLKILHSKAPQSSFNDVLTVLKEDLKQHPYDVFASIDPEPLGAASLAQVHRAVLKNGETVAVKVQHRSVKTNSYVDIKTMAALVKMCSWIFPEFKFDWLVDETKKNIPRELNFYHEGQNAEKVEAMFRHYKWLKIPKIYWALCTPRVLTMEFIQGGQVNDLDFIRRNNINPYEISEKLGRLYSHMIFVTGFVHSDPHPGNILVKTNHRNEAEIVLLDHGLYAELSNEFRWAYSKLWMAILNKDKTGMKRYCTDLGVGDLYGLLACMVSGRTWDTIMAGVERTKYSKNEKNAFQKEVPNLLPQISEVLERVNRQMLLVLKTNDLIRSIEHTLKTSQRMSAFMEMSRCCTDAIYDEKMSDVKSWEGRLGVLIGKQWILWKLFMYYTWLGVVHFDLRRTIGSLFSKKFLSFHSEMT, encoded by the exons atgtggCAACCACGTAGGCTTTTGAAAATCACAGCCCTGGGGGCAGCCTCCATAGGGACGTTTGCTTCCCTCCGCAGTAACGAGTACGACATCGGTTCCATCGGCATCGTCCGGCTTTCACGAGCCGCATTGTCAGTCTTCGTAATCGGCATGCATTACCGAAAAACCATCTACACTACCTCGCTACCAAAGGACACACCAGAATACCTCGAACTCAAATCCTCAGCCCATTCATTTGGTGCAGCTCGTCTCCTGGAACTTTGCTGCGCTAACAAAGGTGTCTACATTAAGGTGGGCCAACATATTGGTGCTCTGGACTACCTTCTCCCTAAGGAGTATGTCCAGACATTGAAAATACTCCATAGCAAGGCTCCACAGTCCTCTTTCAACGACGTTCTCACTGTTCTGAAGGAAGACTTGAAGCAGCATCCTTACGATGTCTTCGCCTCAATCGATCCGGAACCACTTGGAGCTGCTTCTCTCGCTCAGGTGCATCGAGCTGTTCTCAAAAATGGTGAAACAGTTGCGGTTAAAGTCCAGCACAGATCAGTGAAGACAAACTCTTACGTTGATATTAAAACCATGGCTGCATTGGTAAAAATGTGCTCTTGGATATTTCCAGAGTTCAAATTCGATTGGTTAGTTGATGAAACTAAGAAGAACATCCCCAGGGAATTGAACTTTTATCATGAAGGGCAGAATGCTGAGAAG GTTGAAGCGATGTTCCGTCACTATAAATGGCtgaaaatccccaaaatttaCTGGGCACTGTGTACACCTAGAGTCCTGACGATGGAATTCATTCAGGGAGGACAAGTCAATGATTTAGACTTTATCCGTCGAAATAACATTAATCCATATGAAATTAGTGAGAAATTGGGTAGACTCTACAGTCATATGATTTTCGTCACTGGTTTCGTACATTCTGATCCCCATCCTGGAAACATTCTGGTGAAGACAAATCATAGGAACGAAGCAGAGATAGTCCTCCTGGATCACGGTCTTTACGCTGAACTTTCCAATGAATTCAGGTGGGCCTATTCCAAATTGTGGATGGCAATTCTCAATAAGGATAAGACAGGGATGAAGAGATACTGCACTGATTTAGGAGTCGGTGATCTCTATGGTCTGCTGGCCTGTATGGTTTCTGGAAGGACTTGGGATACGATCATGGCAGGGGTAGAGAGAACCAAATAcagtaaaaacgaaaaaaatgccTTTCAGAAAGAGGTACCCAATCTACTACCACAGATAAGTGAAGTTCTTGAGAGAGTAAATAGGCAGATGTTGTTGGTTCTCAAGACTAACGACTTGATTCGGAGTATTGAACACACTCTGAAGACTTCCCAGAGAATGTCGGCGTTTATGGAGATGTCCAGGTGCTGCACGGATGCTATTTATGATGAGAAAATGAGCGATGTTAAAAGCTGGGAAGGTAGATTAGGAGTTTTAATTGGCAAACAGTGGATTCTGTGGAAGTTATTTATGTATTATACGTGGCTAGGTGTTGTTCATTTTGATCTGAGAAGGACCATTGGATCATTGTTTagcaaaaaatttttgtcgtTTCACAGCGAGATGACGTAG
- the LOC135167014 gene encoding mitochondrial import inner membrane translocase subunit Tim17-B-like — MEEYAREPCPWRIVDDCGGAFTMGAIGGGVFQSIKGFRNAPSGINKRLLGSLMAIKQRSPIIAGNFAIWGGMFSTIDCTLVHFRQKEDPWNSIISGAATGGILAARNGVPAMAGSAVIGGMLLALIEGIGILFTRLSAEQFKPPTLDVNDPSQLGPPPQGYSS; from the coding sequence atgGAAGAATATGCGAGAGAGCCCTGTCCCTGGCGCATAGTCGATGACTGCGGAGGTGCCTTCACAATGGGAGCTATCGGAGGTGGGGTATTTCAAAGTATAAAAGGATTTCGAAATGCCCCCAGTGGTATCAACAAACGTCTTTTGGGTTCCCTCATGGCCATAAAACAACGCTCCCCCATAATTGCTGGTAACTTCGCCATTTGGGGTGGCATGTTCTCGACAATAGACTGCACACTGGTTCACTTCAGACAAAAAGAAGATCCTTGGAATTCAATCATAAGTGGAGCTGCCACTGGTGGAATTCTTGCTGCCAGGAATGGAGTACCTGCTATGGCGGGTAGTGCTGTCATCGGGGGAATGCTCCTGGCCCTCATCGAGGGCATTGGCATTCTATTCACGAGGTTATCAGCTGAACAGTTTAAACCACCGACGCTCGATGTTAACGATCCTTCGCAACTAGGACCACCTCCACAGGGCTATTCTTCGTAA
- the LOC135167013 gene encoding uncharacterized protein LOC135167013 yields MSEIIQDSCNAGGDSCNIEVLPQKLTLNSETAGAEEPGIAPSNTEPKIGEKSEAAANELVGLFQQKLLERTKERNDYKKKLEETESKLAALEASYDAVTSNKDDEMSLRRQLEDLKSKLSQAERKLEGRSRLVANQECQISALGKQVSSLKEVVAITKNLLDIRNMEVKHLQEDVDSMESKISAERSRHDEMISRMNTTAKLNAELKTEYETQLGLFQNLRKKYQEKVSLLSSDGDPAETPANNSCEK; encoded by the exons ATGTCAGAAATTATTCAGGACTCTTGTAATGCAGGTGGTGACTCCTGTAACATTGAGGTGCTACCACAAAAGTTGACATTAAATTCGGAAACTGCAGGTGCAGAGGAGCCTGGAATAGCTCCATCGAATACGGAACCTAAAATAGGGGAGAAATCTGAAGCTGCGGCAAATGAGTTGGTCGGATTATTCCAACAAAAGTTACTC GAACGAACAAAGGAGCGTAATGATTATAAGAAGAAGCTGGAGGAAACCGAAAGCAAACTAGCAGCCTTGGAGGCCTCATACGATGCAGTAACATCTAACAAAGACGATGAGATGTCTCTTCGTCGTCAGCTTGAAGACCTCAAAAGTAAGTTGAGTCAGGCTGAGCGGAAACTTGAGGGTCGAAGTCGTCTTGTCGCTAATCAGGAATGCCAGATTAGTGCTTTGGGTAAGCAGGTGTCATCCCTGAAGGAAGTGGTGGCAATCACGAAGAATCTTCTTGATATTCGGAACATGGAAGTGAAGCATTTACAG GAGGACGTAGACAGTATGGAATCAAAAATATCAGCCGAACGTTCTCGCCATGATGAGATGATAAGTCGAATGAATACAACTGCAAAACTCAACGCGGAACTCAAGACTGAGTATGAAACTCAGCTTGGACTCTTCCAGAATCTCCGAAAAAAATACCAAGAAAAAGTCAGTTTACTATCGAGTGATGGTGACCCAGCTGAAACGCCTGCGAACAACtcttgtgaaaaataa